CGCCCATGAAAGATCTGATTGAGCAGTGCTGGTCGGTGCAAACAGACAAGAGACCAGAATTCTGGCAGATTGTGAAAGTGCTGGAACACTTTGAAAAGTCGCTGAAAAACGAAGGGAGACTCAGTCTTATGCCGAACCAGATATGTCCACACGCTAAGAAAGGCAATAAATACTGGAGTCATATCTTCGGGTcagtccaccaccaccaccacggcAGCAGCTACAACAACGATACTGTATGCCCTGCCACGCCTAAGCCTAGATTCGCTTGAGAGAAAGACTCTCGACTCTCATtttgtgaatataaaaaaaGCGTCAGTGGttatgtgttttcttttttggttcATTTCATCCACTGTCTCTGTCTGCGTTTGATTTTGTTAGGAAGCcatcttcttcttggtttggcTTGGTCTTTTTGTGAAgtcatctttttcttttaaacttgaaattggtttgatttataCAGAACAACAGTGAGAGATTGTTTCATGGATTATCACTTTTACTTCAGGATGAGACTTTTGCGAGTAATTATAAAGAAGAAAAGATCTTAAAATGAAACCATGCCCACAATCTGTTCGACCAAATAACACAACGAAGAAGATAGAAACTACTTAAACACCGGTAGACCCGAAACCACCTTCACCACGAACAGTAGCGTCCAAATCCTCAACCTCCATGACTTGCGGCGTCACGATCTTCTCGATTATCATCTGCGCGATTCTATCTCCAACCTTCACCTCGAACTCAACATCGGAGTGATTGAACAGAATCACACCAACCGGTCCTCTGTAATCCGCGTCGATGACTCCCGCTCCCACATCAATCGAGTGTTTCCAGGCGAGACCAGATCTCGGAGCGATTCTCGCGTAGGTTCCTTCAGGGACAGCGACGCTGAGATCCGTCGGGATCAGAGCCTTGCCTCTCGCT
The window above is part of the Brassica napus cultivar Da-Ae chromosome C3, Da-Ae, whole genome shotgun sequence genome. Proteins encoded here:
- the LOC106352751 gene encoding deoxyuridine 5'-triphosphate nucleotidohydrolase-like; this translates as MAELRRLFFFTAPTSLPQFKLGSRRLSSTTRLPFPAMACVEAKSNSPDVKEPLAKLQKLDSGPFFKVKKLSEKAVLPTRGSPLSAGYDLSSAVDSKVPARGKALIPTDLSVAVPEGTYARIAPRSGLAWKHSIDVGAGVIDADYRGPVGVILFNHSDVEFEVKVGDRIAQMIIEKIVTPQVMEVEDLDATVRGEGGFGSTGV